A genomic window from Lotus japonicus ecotype B-129 chromosome 1, LjGifu_v1.2 includes:
- the LOC130742505 gene encoding thioredoxin-like 3-1, chloroplastic, whose product MSVIGACSHFLYGDFHQRDEQSPLYLVGSRGCLFPSKSGCGNSLIQRKSREGKIRKRNLRVEAMWDISRPSTVELIPINDSEQLDQILVRAQQNSEPIIIDWMASWCRKCIYLQPKLEKLAAEFDTKVSFYCVDVNKVPQTLVKRGNISKMPTIQLWKDGEMKEEVIGGHKGWLVIEEVREMIQKFI is encoded by the exons ATGTCTGTTATAGGCGCATGTTCACATTTTCTCTACGGAGATTTTCACCAGAGAGATGAACAGAGTCCCTTGTACTTGGTAGGTAGCAGGGGGTGTTTGTTTCCGAGCAAGAGTGGTTGTGGGAACTCATTGATTCAAAGAAAGAGCAGAGAAGGGAAGATTAGGAAGAGGAATTTGCGTGTGGAAGCTATGTGGGATATTTCAAGACCGAGTACGGTGGAGTTGATACCCATCAATGATTCTGAGCAGCTGGATCAGATTCTAGTTCGAGCTCAGCAAAACTCAGAGCCCATCATCATTGACTg GATGGCTTCTTGGTGCCGGAAATGCATCTATTTGCAGCCCAAGTTGGAAAAATTAGCAGCTGAATTTGACACCAA AGTCAGTTTTTATTGTGTGGATGTCAATAAAGTTCCTCAGACTCTAGTCAAGCGTGGCAATATATCT AAAATGCCAACAATTCAG TTATGGAAAGATGGAGAGATGAAAGAAGAAGTTATTGGAGGCCATAAGGGCTGGCTAGTAATTGAAGAAGTCAGAGAAATGATCCAAAAGTTTATATGA